CACTATGATTGTGCACTGCTGCCATGTTATCCAGCACATGTTGCCCACAACACTTGGGGATGTGGAGAAGTTCCTGCAGGCATATCTGTTGAGTTTCCTACTCGGCCTCTGTATTAGGACGTGGTTCATTTTCAGTGTCATTGATTACCCTCTCAAGAAGTGGATCAGTCGTATTTCCATCCCATTGACATAACACTGAGCAGGAGGCTAAGTGACTGTGAGGGGCAGCACTGTTCCAGGTtgatggggggagggggggtcgaCTCAGATGGATGAGAGATGGAAGTGTAGGTGGATTGTTATGTTGAGTGAATGAGATttgaaaatgcttttttaaaaaataataaacaaggtTTGTCAGATTACCACCGCCACAGtagtgcattttcatttcttCCTTTTCCTATTGACACGTCACAATCATTAGCGGTAGCAGTTGTAGTGTGCGCGTTCATGTTTTgcaatgcgtgtgtgtgtgaggctgtgtctTTTTAAATGTACGTACTTGTCCTTTTTTCCCTTCGTCCACCCCTCCTCCCAACGAATGAAAAAGCAAACATACAAACTCACCTGTCAACCACCAGACCCATCCAAACTTTCACAGTCGGTCAGgcaaaaacaacaagaagacaTATTGAGCCAAAGCCAAGTGATGCTGTCGTTGCTTTGGTTACTTAAGAAAGCAATAGTATTCAGGCACtctcctcatgtgtgtgtgagaggaacacacacacacacgcaccaatCCTCtgcaataaacaacaacaataaccatCAAGTATCACAACAGAAAGTTAATACACCTGAAACCCCTCATTTCAATTTTCCCCCTCGAGTTCTTTAACTATTGCAGTTGCAACACCAGTTGCTAGTCTTTCAGGGAAGTGTCTCATATATGCAGTAACTCAACACAACCCTCAGAACCTCCACTGTCCCGGCTGCTCCGAGTCCTAAACTCAGCAGGGGATCCCGCGCACCTGAAGGAACCGGCCGACATTCCGACACTCGGCCCAGGCGCCGTTGCCACGACTCCCGTAGTGACCTCGTTGACCTTGTTTCAGGTACCCAGTCATAGCCAGCCAGCCTCACAAGCACCTCCTCCTGAGGGCGGAGCAATCGAATAACCCTCAACAACCGATAGCTACCTGTCAGTGTGGCCTGCACTGCCTgacccacccccccaaccccgcTCATAACGTCATATTTTTGATATTCTGTCTCCTTTTCACTGCTCAGCTCATACAGGTCATCGTGTTTATACTTCAGTGGAAGTGCATGCCTAACAGTAGACTTTAAAGCAATCTGACGCGTCACCGAGGAGCAACTGCTCCCGAgggtttgttgtggtttttagtTTTTCGTCAAAATGATCCCGAGTTGAACCTTTCGATTCCCCCGACATGTACCACGATGTGCAATACTtcgattttgttgttttctcccCTTTGCTGTGCCAAGTGTATGTAGCATAGACCTACTCCAGTGTCTCATCGTGTTAATGGCTTGTGTATTTCACTGTGTGCTGATGTGTGTGCGCGCGTCGCATCTGTAAAACCCATCGGGATGTTTGTGAACAGAAACTAGAGAGTTTGTCCGTTCTACTATTTCCCTGTTGTCATTGCAGCCTTCCTAAATTTGAGTGGGCGAGAAACCATgttagtgcgtgtgtgtctgcgccATGAGTCGTGTGTAGTATGCGTGCTTACGTACACCTGGTGTTCaggtgtgtatgagtgtgtgtgtgtgtgtgtgtaactgtgcgATCACAAACCCTGACCCTTGATGGTTCgtggtaagaaaaaaaaaaaaaacctcatcgCTAGTGGGgaccactttttttttgtaaaaaaacaagaaaaaaagagtaaaaagaaaaaattatttaaaaaaaaaataactaccAACCAACAGAGATGCACATGTAAGTAGATGTAAAAGACTTGATAATGTTTCAGCACTTTCTAATCCTAGGATGGGCTTGGTCTAACCCCTCTGTCTCAGACCGATACCTTCCCCTAGGGGTaacattcattcaaaacagacagagagaatgagagcgggggggaaagggggtgaataaagttgaaaatagagagagagagagagagagagatggctcAGTTTAAGTTTTTTGCACATCACCTTGCCGTAACCttgtgtttatctgtctgtgcTCCATCTCACTTGGCGCCCGGCGCGTTCTTGGGTCCAACGGGCCGAGGTGTTAGGTGATCCCttggtcttttctttttagGAAAACCTTTTTCTCATGGAATGCATCCCTTCTTTTTGTTCGGCGTCTTCCGCCCCGTGCCGACCAGGCTGTGCTGTTAATTCGTTGTTTAGTTCCCATTTGGGGTTTTCATTTTGGGCGGAGTTCTCTGTCAGGAGCTCGGCGCAGCTTGGTCCGGTGGCGAGGTGTTGAAACGCAGCATTCAAaacttttgctttattttattttaaatttttttgcaTTATCCTTGGTGCAGgagctttttttgtgttttcagtctcCTTGTAGCACTCACTATAATGTCAGGGGACTTAAAACTACATGTAGAGAATGTGTCAttgttgagtttttatgacaagcTTCCTCATTGGAGGAACACTgctaatgtcttttttttttttaaattggctTCTTCTTTGCACAACttgacaaataaaatgaatgttgGTGTGTGAGCTTTGGACTTTTTCGATCAGAAAAAAAAGGCATGTGTGCTCTTTGATGTTTCTACTttcattttgagaaaaaaaaggacgTGTTCTTGgcactttgttgtgttttaaaagtgaACAGAATTCAATCAggattccttttttttatttttattctttgtttttctctttttttttgtatgatgTCTCGTCCATAGCGCTGGATAACCAACtcaggcagaaagaaaaaaaaaacttgtagaGGCCCACGTAACAGTTTAGTTTCACCCCGATCAATTTACATAGTGGGCTGTTTGATATGGGTTATAAGATATGTACATTTATGACATATGATTTGATATAATTAACAAATGTCATTATTGACAGTTAACTATGAATTACTATTAATATGATATGTGTATAAAGCTGGAGATGGCTCGGTCGTCTCTTCAGTGTTCTGAACGTCTGCCTCTCTCTGCAAGGCAACAAACACTTCAGCGGGGGGGAAAGGCCgcacctgacctctgaccctgccAACTGCCACGGAGGGGGATGGAGCTTATCCTTCAGCTGTGGCCTCAGTTGACTCCTCCCCCCTGTTTCTGATCAGGCAGCCCCGCGGCCGGCCACCGGTCTGTGGACGTGTGTCTCTGCTCACCTGCTGCACCGAGAAATGAACTGACACTTCGTGGCCCTTTGAGACGGTGGCAGAGAACATCAGCACAGACCTGCACGGACACGGcctggccaccagggggctgcAGCAGGTCCCAGCCAACTTGTTTGTACTATATTGTACTCACCAAGTCCTTGTGTCTCACCACCCCCCCTTTCCTCTATAGCAATGGAGAAACCCTGTTGGTGTATGTATTTGACAACTGTGCAAATGCACctctttgaaaaagaaaatgaaacctTGACATATCTGGAATAAATGAGCaatttgtgtctttatttgACTTGTAACCCTATTTCTACATGGAAACCCTTCAAGCCACATCTGTCATTGACTGAGGATCTTTTTACTCAATGTGTTTGGTTGAACCTTAGCTCCCTCTAGTGTGTCATGCTGCCTAATATAAGGCAGCATGACACACTACCGCTCTCCACTTTAGAAAGCAAGAGGTTTAAAAGCTCATGTGACTGTTGTTCTCAGCTCGTATTGCATAAGGTAAAAAGCATCTACATTACTTTTTCAGTTTCGTAGTGACAAAGTGAAACTCCAGACTTACTTGAGTGCAGGAAAACAgccttgtttaaaaaaattcagaaatGCCTGAGATAACACAGGTTCTCATTGTCCTGAAAATTGAGTTTTTGAACAACAATAGCTGAATCAAACATTAAATGGATCTAATATTGAAGAAAATGAACaccacaaatgtgtgtgttaaggtatatatatatatatgtgcatatCAATCCAGATACCACATTTCATATGTGATGTAATTTTCTTCATGTTCTCCACACAAAATGATTATGTTCAAACTAATGTAGTGAGATGATCATCTGTTGATCATTTGCTTTTATTGCCTACATTGTTTACgtgtacattttgtttttcatgatcTTTCTATGAACCTTCTTTCTTAATCACATGTTGGTTTAAATGTAGTGGAATCAATGCAGGAGGCTCAGATGTGACTATAGCAGCATAAACCATCTGAAATATACTGAATGTGTGAAATAGTTGCTCATCTTCAGGTTCCCCTGACTCGGCAGAATCATCCCGACACAAGCATGCAGACATAAAAATGCACATAAAGAAAGTTGAATGTGGTGGTGAAAATGATTTGCAGAGCTCGGAGCAGCTCCACGTAATGATCAACACGAGAGGTGAAATCAGCAGAGGGCTCTGCATGCACTTTATTGCGACATGATTTCTCCAGTGACAATTAAAGGGACGGCGTTTCTGGGATCTTGCACATTTTGATTGAAACATTCCTTCCAACCGAACGGTCTCCGGAGACGTGTCAGACTCCTGCTGCCGAGTGTGTTTACATGCGAAGTGTTAGCTCCCATCCTTGATATGCTGTTACTGTAGAAATGCTCGGGTTAAAAGTCTTTAGAAAGATATCAGAAGTACACATGCCTCAGTAGAGGCTGTTATAACTGAAACATGACATTTGAACATGACCCATGCAGAAATTACATCTAGCACATTATGTCTGTAAGCATGTAAACGCATTCGCTGCCTCTGGGAGAAAGTTTCAAATCAACCTGCAGGAAAATAACATTCATGACAGCAGATATCCTGAGAGACACAGGTCAggccattgtgtgtgtgtgtgtgtgtgtttgtgtgtgtgtgtgtgtgtgtgtttatcctgAATGTTACACCACTGTCCTACTATTGCACATTTGATTCTGCATAACACATGTACAATTCATATTAGGCAGCCTCTgtatacgagtgtgtgtgtgtgtgtgtctacaatCCGCTAAGTGAACATGTGGCTTGACTGTTGTGTGACACGGATGAAGGTGGTTCTCCTGCTGAGCTCCTTCAGCTTGGCGGCGCCCACGTAGGTGCAGGTGGAGCGCAGCCCCCCCAGCACGTCACGGATGGTGTTCTCCACGTCCCCCCTGTACGGCACCTGCACCGTCCTCCCCTCAGATGccctgaaggagaaggagaaggagggagacacacacagaactcaGGCCCAGTGAGGAAAAGTCTTTGTTGAATCATCAGGATGAATCAGACACCAGTGTCTCACCTGTACTCTGCGACCCCGCCCACGTACTTCTTCATGGCCGTGTCGGAGCTCATGCCGTAGAAGAGTTTGTACTTCTTGCCGTCCTTCTCGATGACCTCACCGTTGCACTGGTCGTGGCCTGCGAGCATCCCCCCCATCATCACGAAGTCGGCCCCGGCACCTGAGGAGCGGAGGCAGAGCAGACGTGGTGCTGGTTAGATTCTGTAGATCATAACTGTGAATCTGTGACATGAGTGGAAACTACAAAAACTACAAGTCTCACCAAAGGCCTTGGCGACGTCACCGGGGCAACTGCAGCCTCCATCCTGTACAGAGAACCAATCAGTCACATGGGCTCAACCAAACAGACTGAGGCTCCCCCTAGTGGCTACATCATAGTATTATATTTATCACCATGAGACTCTAACTAATAACTTACTGTGATTTCAATAGATAAACGTATTATCTTAAAAGCTGAGGCTCTTATAATGATCTAATCTATGGATCAGGTTCATATTAGTTTAATATTACACTATCTTTACCTGATTGGACCATAGTTGATATTTGTGACAGGTGACTGATGCCCACCAGCAGAATAAGAAGCTTCAAGTACAGTATACTGATTATATATACTCTGCAATAATACTTAGTTTTTCTACTTACAGAGATGATGTGTCCTTTCAGTCCATGGGCGGAGTCTGCACACTCTATGACAGCACTGAGCTGTGGGTAACCCACTCCGGTCTTGATCCTCGTCGTGCACACAGaacctgcaaaacacacacattggaaAAGTCAATCTTCAGAGCACTATCTATAATAGCACGTCATAATTAAACCAATGCTCCCGTCTCTGTAGCAACCTGAGAGCTGTACCTCTCACCCTGAGAGTGGAGCATGGAGGCAGTGACTCTATAATGCATAGATATGCTACATGTGCTGTAAGAGGCACTCGGGGGCTATAAATTAGAAAGAGAAAACACCAGGAGGGGCAGCACGAAGTGAAGAGGTTACTGGTTCGAATCCCAGTTTGGCCggggcctttctgtgtggagtggGCATGTTGTCTCAGTGTCTACAtgggttttctctggcttcctcccagaTTGGGTTCAGATTGTTGGAGACTGTAAATTGAtcgtaggtgtgtgtgagtgtgtgtgtgtgtgtgtttctgtgtggacCCACTCCTCAGACTATGATCAGATGCACCCACCTGGCCCGATGCCCACTTTGATGATGTCGGCCCCGGAGAGGATGAGCTCCTCCACCATCTCCCCTGTTACCACGTTCCCGGCCTGCAGAGGCACAGAGGACGTTACAGTTCAGTACGCAGTTCTAACCCGGAAACACCACAACCGCCGGCCTCTCTCTTACCATGATGGTGTGTTTGGGGAACTTCCCTCTGACCGTCTTCACAAACTCCACAAAGTACTCGGAGTAGCCGTTGGCCACGTCCAGGCAGAGGTACTTGAGGCCGGGGACGGCTTCCACGATGGCACACAGCTTCTCCAGGTCTGCGTTGCTGCTGCCGGAGCTGGCAGCTAAATGCTGTGGGGGAGAGTGAAAAGAGATgagtataaataaaatgtgcacCATCCTGTTCCTGTAGAGACGTGGGCGACTCACCTCCAGGCATTCTGGATGAGAAGCAGCAAAGTTCTTCCATTCCTCTATGGAGTAGTGTTTGTGAATGGTTGTGAAGAGGGtgtgctgcagagagacagagaatatACAATATTAcacccctgtctgtttctttattggttggtttgtgtgattgtttgtgaacaagattacacaaaaacgacTGAATGGATTTGCACAAAACTCAATGGAAGGATGGGACGCGTGCGAAGGAAGAGCCCATACTTCGTTCGGATCTGGATaaagggcagatccaggatcactTTCAATTTGGACATTTTTGTGGATTTCTAAAGcaataataaacatgtttaggggactgatatctattgGTGAGGACATATTGAGTGTCTGATTCGGGCCATTCTAGTTTCAAACTATTCCAACACGCCCAGGAAGAATTGTTTATGGCTCCATGTTGAAAATTAAAAAGTTGCCCTTTCAGTTCATGACGTATGAAATAAAGATTACACACTTTCATCTCCTCTGTCAACCAGCGATGCTACAACAGAGAACAAGCATCATCCCACAAGTGAGCAGGTGTTTTACTGCTGCTAGGACGAGGCTTCTAATTCATGTGTTTCCCCCCCAAGGGCCTCGGCAGCGTCCTGGTTTCTGCTTTGTGTGGATGGGGACATGCTGACGAATGCACAAAAAACCAACAACTAAACACAATGAggctgttgtttattttatttctaccCATTCACTCACTTGGCTGAGGACCTGCGCCATCTCAAACGTCCCGGTGGTGTCCATGTTGGCGGCGATGACCGGGATGCCGGTGTACGTCTGCTTGGAGTTACGGAATGTGAAGGTCCTCTGAAGGTCCACCTACAGGCCAAGAGaatcaaaaacaaatttttGTATAAACCTTTACTTCCTTCGCTTCtcctttattctcttttttcaaTGTGACTGATGGATAATTTATCTTGCTGACTCAGGGAAGCTGCAGATTTTCTTAGAAGGGGGGGGACCAGATCATGTGACTCATGTGCTGACCCTGCGTTGTCATAATGTGGGACGCACTGAATCATTTAGACCCAGTGCTCGGCTCGGCCTGTGTCGCTGCCTGTAACGTGATCAGCTCTGTGAACCAAGCAGATCTCGCTTTGTCACACTCGCTGCTCCTTTTTCAGGGAAAGTATGTGTCTGCAGCCGTGATGCAAATCATAGCTACGAGACTCCTGCCTCtgtgaataatataaatataaatataaatattatccCAATGAGTGGAAAGGACAggtctgtttgctgcagttttCAGAGGTTACAACTTTAGTGCAACTCACAAAGAAGAAatacatattcacacaatcctcTTCTAACAAATTGAATCAGTCAGTACGATGACCTTCTAGCAGTTCTCGACTTTTCTACTCACTGATACACAAGTAAATTATATTAGGAGAGAACATGGTGTTTTGAAATAGTCTGAGAATCACTATTTGAAGTTATAACAACTTGCAAACTCATATTAGCTCCAGGGAAAGTGAACAGGTGCCTTAAAACTAATGTCACATGTTCAACAGTTAAATCCAACATTTTGTGGGGGTGCTGGGTGTTTTTGTTGAACAGACATGAGCCATTTTATGTGCAAAACTCTTTCATCTGTTGAAATAGTCTAAAAGCTCAGTTTATAACCTTCCCAGGTAGCAGACAGGAAATGATGCAGCACTTCTGGCCTTTTTGTGGCCCGGACAAAACGGATGTGAGCCTCAAGTGAtccaaacaaaagaaaaggggCCCATGTGGTAAACTCCATTTTGTATGTGGGGGTTGGACAACAGAGGGGGAGAATCTGGGCCAAAACAACAGTCAAAGTCCACAGTCAAAACGAGGCTATAATgataagagagggaggaaagagttGGGAGAATGGGATGGACGAGCGTCCAGGCCAGCGCTCATCCATCTTCTCGATGCAGAGAATCAACGGAGGGCCTCTTCTCTCACGGGAGGCCGACTCAGCAGGATTTTGACCAGTTATGCCAAAGGACATTCATCAGGTgtcatccatttaaaaaagaagcatGTAAAATGAGTTCCATCATTTGCTTTGTAATTTGCATCAGACGTGTGATCATCTGCAAGACAACGTGTCGGTGCACCAGCGTgtgacagcagctctgtgttcCTGGTCCTGATGCTCTTTATCGTCCGTGATGTCCCGACACCCGTCTCCTCTCCTATAAACAACTTTGTCACTGTCGGCTGTCTGAGCTCAGAGTCGACAGGAGGATTTCTGCTAAACGCTGCAATCATTCCAACAGCAGCAGTCACGGTGTCGACAGAAGCTTTCAGACTCGTTTCATTTGGCTGCAGCACCGACACGCTGCAATGAGCTCAGACGTCCATATGgtatttcagacattttccttttcaatgCACCGTATGAGTTGGAGTGGATGAGCTGAGATATATAGAGTTGGTATTTACTCTACATCCTGGAGTAGCTGCTGTTCTCGAGCTGTGGTGTGTGTCAGTTATCCCTGATATCAGAGTTGTGTCTGGAATGTGTTCTGACTGATATTACCACGCACGCTACTATTTTTAAACAGGTCTTCTCAGAAGCGCCCCGTGTCTCGTGTTGCGTGCCAACTCTCAGGAGCCGGCTCCCCTCTTCCACCCAGGATCTAGTGATCTGGTGATCTGGTGATCTGGTGATCTTGGGTCGGCACCAAGCTCCTGATCGAGTGACACATATCTAAGTTGGAGGAAGCAATGAGGAGGACGAATGAGGGGAGGATTGTTTTTGTCCCTGAATCATTTGGTGTCAGACACAGTGAGGCCTCTTCAACCGGCCTCACGTGTCAATAACTGAGAGAAATGTTTTCTGGCAAATCTTCCTTTCCACCTCTGGTCttccactttttcttttgtcgTTTTACCTTCTTCTCAGTCACTTATTGCTCTGACACCGACTCCTGTTGTTCTCTGTCCTTTGAGAAGGTCACCTCACTGTTACATTCAGGCTGTAGGCTTTTAGAACCTGGTTACACACATACTGGCTTTCGTACAAGACAATGACGAGATATTAAATGACACTGAGTCACAGTCCTCAGCTCTACTCAGACACCACTTCATCAATGATGATATGAGAGTAACCAACGGGGTGAGAAGGCCCCAGAATGCTGCCTCCTCCATTTATAAACAGTCAACACATCTCTATTACATCACCCATCATAGAAACTGTGCTTCCTGAGAACAGCTGCCCCATGAGAAGTGTCCTGATCTCCAGTCTGATAAAGCTgtaacatttgaaaacattatCAGAGTATAACTGCACCGACCTCTGAGCGACTCttcaggctgctcctcttgGGTCGGAACAGGACATCCTTGAAGTCCAGCTTGAGGTCTGAGTCCACTCGAGGCATCTTGGATGCCCAGGACACTGATGACCacgatgaggaggatgaggaggaggatgaggatgaggagattcccctgagaagaagaacagcagcagcagcagcagcagtggtggaaGTCGCTCGTCCTAAGCACAAGCCACCAAACCCGAACCTCCAGACGGCCAGCGTATTTATAGCAAGAGGGGGCCCAGCCCAGCCCCGGCCCCCATGGCTTT
This is a stretch of genomic DNA from Limanda limanda chromosome 19, fLimLim1.1, whole genome shotgun sequence. It encodes these proteins:
- the gmpr gene encoding GMP reductase 1; its protein translation is MPRVDSDLKLDFKDVLFRPKRSSLKSRSEVDLQRTFTFRNSKQTYTGIPVIAANMDTTGTFEMAQVLSQHTLFTTIHKHYSIEEWKNFAASHPECLEHLAASSGSSNADLEKLCAIVEAVPGLKYLCLDVANGYSEYFVEFVKTVRGKFPKHTIMAGNVVTGEMVEELILSGADIIKVGIGPGSVCTTRIKTGVGYPQLSAVIECADSAHGLKGHIISDGGCSCPGDVAKAFGAGADFVMMGGMLAGHDQCNGEVIEKDGKKYKLFYGMSSDTAMKKYVGGVAEYRASEGRTVQVPYRGDVENTIRDVLGGLRSTCTYVGAAKLKELSRRTTFIRVTQQSSHMFT